One Chitinophagales bacterium genomic region harbors:
- a CDS encoding DUF4293 domain-containing protein: MIQRIQTIYLFLAGVMAAVFSFISDYALTQLQNLDLLKVSSSLSLIVSAIIALVTIFLFKNRSLQIKLIWLSIIVALAGVVLYIYTDGVQNFYLDWQFYLILVVILFLFLAKKGVQKDENLIKSSYRLR, translated from the coding sequence ATGATACAAAGAATACAAACCATATATTTATTTTTAGCAGGCGTAATGGCGGCAGTATTTTCGTTTATAAGCGATTATGCTCTTACTCAACTCCAAAATCTTGATTTGCTTAAAGTGAGTTCCTCTTTGAGTTTAATAGTTAGTGCGATTATAGCCTTAGTAACTATTTTCTTATTTAAAAACAGATCCTTGCAAATAAAATTAATTTGGTTGAGTATTATTGTTGCGTTAGCGGGAGTAGTCTTGTATATTTATACTGACGGTGTGCAAAATTTTTATTTAGACTGGCAGTTTTACCTTATTCTTGTGGTAATTTTGTTTTTGTTTTTAGCCAAAAAAGGCGTTCAAAAAGATGAAAATTTAATCAAATCGTCTTATAGATTGAGATAG